One window of Sphingobacteriales bacterium genomic DNA carries:
- a CDS encoding HYR domain-containing protein has product MKNFYTNSRLTYKLLIAISILFFYCNTMFAQPGVCNAGGCGFGGNQFPFGVFSTTSSSFQVVSTIIWAGEWAEYSVTAGCTYEWSLCPADGGFVAYDSELTLYDSSNNILCYNDDLCGLSSKIRWTATYTGIARVLVTQWSGGLCLSNFSFTTLVWRQESCAGGGGGCNSGSLWVSYTPICTGAQETYTGCNFAGEYNNLTLTAGITYTFGSSITTDFITVTNSSGGIITSGTQPVSYTPSVSGVYRIYYHTGPGCGFQTTCRSAWVQCGSGGFNPCSPLAGTLTCSSSASTTMSGSGANWNLPTCDGITSTFGQERIYSFTPTLTGNYNINVSAISGGWVDFYYKPQSAGCSNSGWTCAGLTLSAPYTGPNIFLTAGVPYYILLDAELNGPVNITFNIPCLSFCDYLVPYSGSTAITACSGIICDHAGGGNYSDFANGFTIINPAIFGNAVRLSFTSFALECCCDFVNIYDGSGIGGTLLFSGNCTTLPPVITSNSGPLTVQFTSDLSVQNTGFSANISCVPLPSPTITSIFPSSACAGSQVTITGTNLNGASAVSMNGVSANFTIVNATTITAVVPSNATTGFITVFTPSGNATSPTVLTILSPAVTCPSNIFVNTNPGLCSAVVNYSPPTGTCGANPILTAGLPSGAAFPLGNTTVTYSSGGYPNGAGGYFTYNIGDSNQTIALKACESVYGVGNCNIGSCGSFTYYKFVANPSCACENPVGAYEFIYSNFGYVGVGEDYGGAMTNVAGNNLFTRVKATAGCNSNSWNLAQEFLGQGGEFVSCSFNVVVTDNEPPAITCPANLTVSNTLNMCAAIVGYATPTGTDNCSGATTLQIGGIPNGGTFPIGTTVNTFRVTAANGQTAQCNFSVLVNDTQPPNASCQNLTVVANSEGNSSVTASQINNSSTDNCAVSSVAISAGLTNYTCSNIGQTYGVTLQVFDTSGNSSTCLSNITVTDPNGYCCSAPQAICQTAAVIQLNGSGTAVLTVNDINIGSNADCGLQSMFVSPVNFNCAHVGTLQTVTLTVIDANSNSSTCQSALTVQDAIAPLVNCQNHSVTLSGNTANITTSNIFASGSDNCGVVNHVSVVPNTFTCANVGNNTVVLTVNDGNGNTSTCSSIVTVFDFTPLSIICKNITVNLSGTSVTILPADVFDSGSDNCGTINLNSVTPSTLTCDQLGFSLVQLSANDGNGNNATCNAFVNLIDVSPPVFTFCPDDVVVNANDFCIASASWTDPVVTDNCSFTLQQTEGSPNGDNFGFGNSNVTYIATDPTGATAQCSFIVTVQDVTPPHVSCYPAITVLVNEGNATIVPANLFFFGSDNCGSVILESLSQYTYSCDDVGNVSVTLTVNDGFGNTNTCSSLVTVLDNNIPVAICQNIEVELNEEGTVSIAEDAIDNGSYDVCGSLLYDTDITEFNCSNVGFTLVTLTVDDNAGNTAACQGYVTVADVTPPVANCKNVSVALNVSGNVSISPNDIDNGSTDACGIMSLSLTQADFNCFHIGTNPNIVTLTVVDANWNISTCSATVSVEDNVAPNTVCQNITVELDNTGNAAIAEDAVNNGSNDACGGLSFDTNVTVFNCSDVGENAVVLTVTDAHGNSSTCSATVTVEDNTPPTAVCQNITWI; this is encoded by the coding sequence ATGAAGAATTTCTACACCAATTCAAGGCTTACCTATAAACTTTTAATTGCAATCAGTATTTTATTTTTTTACTGTAACACCATGTTCGCTCAGCCCGGCGTATGTAATGCCGGTGGATGTGGATTTGGAGGCAATCAATTCCCTTTTGGAGTTTTTTCAACCACTTCTTCCTCCTTTCAGGTAGTTTCTACCATCATTTGGGCAGGTGAATGGGCGGAATATTCCGTTACTGCCGGCTGCACCTACGAATGGTCTTTATGCCCCGCCGATGGGGGATTTGTGGCTTATGACAGTGAGCTAACCCTCTACGATAGTTCCAACAATATTTTATGTTACAATGACGACTTATGCGGTCTGAGTTCCAAAATAAGATGGACTGCAACCTATACCGGAATCGCAAGGGTTCTTGTAACACAATGGTCTGGCGGGCTTTGTTTATCTAATTTTTCCTTTACCACTTTAGTTTGGAGGCAGGAATCCTGCGCCGGTGGCGGCGGAGGTTGTAATTCCGGAAGTTTATGGGTGTCTTATACCCCAATATGTACAGGAGCGCAGGAAACATACACCGGCTGTAATTTTGCCGGTGAATACAACAATCTTACCTTAACCGCAGGCATCACCTATACGTTCGGAAGCAGCATCACCACCGACTTTATCACCGTTACCAATTCTTCCGGCGGCATCATCACAAGCGGCACTCAACCCGTTTCCTATACTCCTTCCGTATCCGGTGTTTACCGCATCTACTACCATACCGGCCCCGGCTGCGGATTTCAAACCACCTGCCGTTCTGCTTGGGTGCAGTGCGGAAGCGGAGGTTTCAACCCTTGCAGCCCTCTGGCCGGCACCTTGACATGCAGTTCTTCTGCCTCAACCACCATGAGCGGAAGCGGAGCAAACTGGAACCTCCCCACCTGCGACGGAATTACCTCCACCTTTGGTCAGGAACGCATTTACAGTTTTACTCCCACCCTTACCGGAAACTACAACATCAACGTGTCCGCAATTTCCGGCGGTTGGGTTGACTTTTACTACAAACCCCAATCAGCAGGTTGCAGCAACTCCGGTTGGACCTGCGCAGGGCTGACTTTATCCGCACCCTATACCGGCCCAAACATCTTCCTGACAGCAGGCGTACCTTATTATATATTGTTAGATGCCGAACTAAACGGACCTGTCAACATCACCTTTAACATTCCCTGCCTTTCCTTTTGCGATTATTTGGTGCCTTATAGCGGCAGCACCGCCATCACAGCCTGCTCCGGCATCATCTGCGACCATGCCGGCGGCGGTAACTACAGCGATTTTGCCAACGGATTTACCATCATCAATCCCGCAATTTTTGGCAACGCCGTGCGCCTTTCTTTTACCAGTTTCGCCCTGGAATGTTGCTGCGACTTCGTCAATATCTACGACGGTTCAGGAATAGGAGGCACTTTATTATTCTCCGGAAACTGCACCACCCTGCCACCGGTCATTACCTCTAATTCAGGCCCTTTGACCGTTCAGTTTACCTCCGACTTATCGGTTCAAAATACCGGTTTCAGTGCCAATATCTCCTGCGTGCCCTTACCTTCTCCCACCATCACCTCTATTTTCCCCTCATCAGCATGTGCAGGTTCTCAGGTTACCATCACCGGAACCAACCTGAACGGCGCATCTGCCGTTTCAATGAACGGAGTATCGGCAAACTTTACCATAGTCAATGCCACCACCATCACGGCAGTCGTCCCTTCCAATGCAACCACCGGATTTATAACCGTATTCACCCCTTCCGGCAACGCCACAAGCCCGACCGTACTTACCATCCTTTCGCCCGCCGTAACCTGTCCGTCCAATATTTTTGTAAATACTAATCCCGGACTTTGCTCCGCCGTCGTCAATTACAGTCCCCCCACCGGAACCTGCGGCGCAAACCCCATATTAACCGCAGGACTGCCAAGCGGGGCTGCTTTCCCTCTCGGAAATACAACCGTTACCTATTCATCAGGGGGTTACCCCAACGGGGCAGGCGGTTATTTTACCTATAATATAGGCGACAGCAATCAGACCATCGCCCTCAAAGCCTGTGAATCTGTATATGGAGTCGGTAACTGCAATATAGGCAGTTGCGGAAGTTTTACCTATTACAAATTTGTTGCCAACCCGTCCTGCGCTTGTGAAAACCCCGTTGGCGCTTATGAATTTATCTATTCCAACTTCGGATACGTTGGGGTAGGCGAAGACTATGGAGGTGCAATGACCAATGTCGCCGGTAATAATTTGTTTACAAGGGTAAAAGCTACTGCCGGTTGCAACTCAAATTCGTGGAATTTAGCCCAGGAATTCCTGGGACAGGGAGGAGAATTTGTGAGTTGCAGTTTCAACGTAGTCGTAACCGACAACGAACCACCGGCCATCACCTGTCCGGCAAATTTAACCGTCAGCAATACCTTAAATATGTGTGCCGCAATTGTAGGCTATGCAACCCCAACCGGAACAGATAACTGTTCGGGGGCTACCACCCTCCAGATAGGCGGAATTCCCAACGGAGGCACTTTCCCAATCGGCACCACCGTCAATACTTTCAGAGTTACCGCCGCAAACGGGCAAACCGCACAATGTAATTTCTCGGTATTGGTCAATGATACCCAACCGCCTAACGCCTCTTGCCAAAATCTGACCGTAGTCGCCAATTCAGAAGGAAATTCTTCCGTTACCGCAAGTCAAATCAACAACAGCAGTACCGACAACTGCGCCGTTTCAAGCGTCGCCATCTCTGCCGGACTGACAAACTACACCTGCTCAAACATCGGACAAACCTACGGAGTTACTCTTCAGGTTTTCGACACAAGCGGAAACAGTTCAACTTGTCTGTCAAACATCACCGTAACCGACCCTAACGGCTATTGTTGTTCAGCACCACAGGCAATCTGTCAAACCGCCGCTGTCATTCAGTTAAATGGCTCCGGAACTGCCGTTCTAACCGTCAACGACATCAACATCGGCAGCAACGCCGATTGTGGTTTGCAATCCATGTTTGTTTCACCGGTTAATTTTAATTGCGCGCATGTCGGAACTTTGCAAACCGTTACCCTTACCGTAATTGATGCCAACAGCAACAGCTCAACCTGCCAGTCCGCACTCACAGTGCAGGATGCCATAGCACCTTTGGTGAACTGTCAAAATCATTCCGTTACCCTTTCGGGAAATACAGCTAACATCACAACATCCAACATCTTTGCATCAGGAAGCGACAACTGCGGAGTGGTCAATCATGTTTCAGTCGTACCAAATACCTTCACCTGTGCAAATGTCGGTAACAACACCGTAGTCCTGACCGTCAATGACGGAAACGGCAACACGTCAACCTGTTCTTCCATCGTTACCGTATTCGATTTTACGCCCCTAAGTATAATTTGTAAAAATATCACGGTAAATCTCTCCGGCACTTCAGTAACCATCCTCCCTGCCGATGTATTTGATTCGGGCAGCGATAATTGCGGAACCATCAACCTGAACTCAGTAACCCCTTCCACCTTAACCTGCGACCAGCTCGGATTTTCTTTAGTCCAGCTTTCCGCCAATGATGGAAACGGAAACAACGCCACTTGTAATGCCTTTGTAAATCTGATAGATGTTTCCCCGCCTGTATTTACGTTCTGTCCCGATGATGTCGTAGTGAACGCAAACGATTTTTGTATAGCATCCGCTTCATGGACAGACCCCGTAGTTACAGACAATTGCTCCTTTACACTGCAACAAACCGAAGGCTCTCCAAACGGCGATAATTTTGGATTTGGCAACAGCAACGTAACCTATATAGCCACCGACCCGACCGGTGCAACCGCCCAATGTTCTTTCATCGTAACCGTTCAGGATGTAACGCCCCCTCACGTTTCCTGCTATCCTGCCATAACGGTGTTGGTAAACGAAGGAAATGCAACCATCGTCCCCGCCAATCTCTTTTTCTTTGGAAGCGATAACTGTGGCTCTGTCATTTTAGAATCACTCTCTCAATATACCTATTCCTGCGACGATGTCGGAAATGTTTCAGTAACCCTTACAGTCAATGACGGGTTTGGAAATACCAATACATGCAGTTCCTTGGTAACCGTGTTGGATAACAACATTCCGGTCGCCATTTGCCAGAACATAGAAGTCGAATTGAACGAAGAAGGCACCGTCAGCATAGCCGAAGATGCCATAGACAATGGAAGTTATGATGTTTGCGGATCTTTATTGTACGATACCGATATTACAGAATTTAATTGTAGCAATGTAGGGTTCACCTTAGTAACGCTTACAGTGGATGATAATGCCGGTAATACCGCCGCTTGTCAGGGTTATGTAACCGTAGCAGATGTTACGCCCCCCGTAGCAAATTGTAAGAACGTGTCCGTAGCTTTAAATGTAAGTGGAAATGTCAGCATCAGCCCCAACGATATAGACAACGGAAGCACCGATGCTTGTGGAATTATGAGTTTATCTTTAACTCAGGCCGATTTCAACTGCTTCCATATCGGGACTAACCCCAACATCGTTACATTGACAGTTGTTGATGCAAACTGGAATATCTCCACCTGTTCCGCAACAGTTTCGGTAGAAGACAATGTTGCACCAAACACCGTCTGCCAAAACATCACCGTTGAATTAGACAATACCGGCAACGCAGCTATCGCCGAAGATGCGGTAAACAACGGAAGCAACGATGCCTGCGGAGGCCTCTCCTTCGACACCAATGTCACCGTATTTAACTGTTCGGATGTAGGGGAAAACGCCGTAGTATTAACTGTTACCGATGCCCACGGAAACAGTAGCACCTGTTCCGCAACCGTTACCGTAGAAGACAACACCCCACCAACCGCCGTCTGTCAAAACATCACGTGGATTTAG
- a CDS encoding TlpA family protein disulfide reductase — translation MKRHFFFLLIAFVFFNAIVTFGQESVRVVFDVTPTAGDSTLTGKNVLLIIDRCYLGVQPDVYTPKETGKGFEFEPVLKQPQVATLTYAGHQLALYLEPGDALTVRVHPGENEGKPQFSGKGEDHNRFLQSFYGTFSTEYNPVAMKEKIMTTSIDGLEMELFDSRKKQTAFFKGYSDKGKFSADFDRYVAHEIMYNYLNYVVGYTIVRANADSKSLNVGRIPQVMLDEITPAKVNNEAAMMNELYRSFLIYYLTYTTSEVNNLNKFKDVGLSVKMKFNQIRQRLSGEPYNYAIARFLYDYCEKSDAETVQLLNRYLSSNDEEQKYVKIVATKCADALSAPVASKNTKDKKGEDSGAGEEDAAGNITFTGLDGKEMRLKDFRGKVVYVDFWASWCGPCRKQMPFSKELHDKLSSKQKKKVVFLYISIDDSEQAWRDAIIKSGLENGTHGWSSGGWNSKIARFFQISGIPRYMLMDTQGKIVDPNAKRPGDEQILNDILKLLK, via the coding sequence ATGAAACGGCACTTTTTTTTCCTTTTAATAGCCTTTGTTTTTTTTAATGCCATAGTTACATTCGGTCAAGAGTCGGTCAGGGTAGTTTTTGACGTTACCCCCACTGCCGGGGATAGCACGCTGACCGGTAAAAATGTGTTGCTGATCATTGACCGGTGTTATCTCGGCGTTCAGCCCGATGTTTATACGCCGAAAGAAACCGGTAAGGGCTTTGAGTTTGAACCTGTTTTGAAGCAACCGCAGGTTGCGACACTAACCTATGCAGGGCATCAACTCGCCTTATATTTGGAACCCGGTGATGCGCTTACGGTAAGGGTACATCCCGGTGAAAACGAGGGGAAACCGCAGTTTTCGGGCAAGGGGGAGGATCACAACCGGTTTTTACAATCGTTTTACGGCACTTTTTCGACTGAATATAACCCCGTGGCGATGAAGGAAAAGATTATGACTACTTCCATTGACGGGTTGGAAATGGAATTGTTTGACAGCCGCAAAAAACAAACTGCATTTTTCAAAGGATATTCGGACAAGGGGAAGTTTTCGGCTGATTTTGACCGGTATGTGGCGCACGAGATTATGTATAATTACCTGAATTATGTGGTCGGTTACACCATTGTGCGGGCAAATGCCGATTCAAAAAGCCTCAATGTGGGCAGGATTCCGCAGGTGATGCTCGATGAGATTACCCCTGCAAAGGTGAACAACGAAGCGGCGATGATGAATGAGCTTTACCGCAGCTTTTTGATTTACTATCTCACCTACACAACTTCCGAGGTGAACAACCTGAATAAATTTAAGGATGTGGGATTGTCGGTTAAGATGAAATTCAATCAAATCAGGCAGCGATTGAGCGGAGAGCCTTATAATTACGCCATTGCCAGATTTTTGTACGATTATTGCGAGAAATCGGATGCTGAAACGGTACAATTGCTGAACCGCTATCTGAGCAGCAACGATGAGGAGCAAAAGTATGTAAAAATTGTCGCCACAAAATGTGCGGATGCGTTGAGTGCGCCGGTTGCCTCCAAAAACACGAAAGACAAAAAAGGGGAAGACAGCGGAGCAGGTGAAGAAGATGCTGCCGGAAACATTACGTTTACGGGTTTGGACGGTAAAGAAATGCGGTTAAAAGATTTTCGGGGGAAGGTCGTTTATGTTGATTTTTGGGCGAGTTGGTGTGGCCCATGTCGCAAACAGATGCCATTTTCAAAAGAGCTACACGATAAATTATCTTCAAAACAAAAGAAAAAAGTGGTGTTCCTTTATATTTCGATAGACGACAGCGAGCAGGCCTGGAGAGATGCCATCATTAAATCGGGGCTTGAAAACGGCACGCATGGCTGGTCTTCAGGAGGTTGGAATTCCAAAATTGCGAGGTTTTTTCAGATTTCGGGCATTCCCCGTTATATGCTGATGGATACGCAGGGCAAAATTGTTGATCCAAACGCCAAACGACCGGGCGACGAACAAATTTTGAACGATATTTTGAAGTTGCTGAAATAA